Proteins encoded together in one Onychomys torridus chromosome 1, mOncTor1.1, whole genome shotgun sequence window:
- the Rom1 gene encoding rod outer segment membrane protein 1, with translation MAPVLPVVLPLQPRIRLAQGLWLLSWLLALAGGLTLLCSGHLLVQLWHLGTFLAPSCSFPALPQTALAAGVVALGTGLGGAGASRASLDAARYPPWRGVLSPLLAAGTAAGGGLLALALGLTLVLPVSLHQGLEEGLEAALVHYKDTEVPGHCQAKRLMDELQLRYHCCGRHGYKDWFGVQWVSNRYLDPSDQDVVDRIQSNVEGLYLIDGVPFSCCNPHSPRPCLQSQLSDPYAHPLFDPRQPNLNLWAQGCHEVLLGHLQGLSGTLGSMLAATFLLQALVLLGLRYLQTALEGLGGVIDGEGETQGYLFPGGLRDILKTAWLQGGIAHKPAPEEVPPEEEPPKEVLPEA, from the exons atGGCGCCGGTGCTGCCCGTGGTGCTGCCCCTCCAACCCCGTATCCGTCTGGCGCAGGGGCTCTGGCTCCTCTCCTGGCTGCTGGCACTGGCCGGTGGCCTCACCCTCCTCTGTAGTGGGCACCTCCTGGTACAGCTGTGGCACCTTGGCACCTTTCTGGCTCCCTCTTGTTCattccctgccctgccccagacTGCCCTGGCAGCAGGAGTGGTGGCTCTGGGCACGGGACTAGGGGGCGCAGGAGCCAGCCGGGCGAGTCTGGATGCAGCTCGATACCCTCCCTGGCGAGGGGTCCTGAGTCCGCTGCTGGCGGCTGGCACTGCTGCAGGTGGGGGATTGCTGGCCCTTGCCTTAGGGCTAACCCTGGTTTTGCCTGTAAGTCTGCACCAGGGATTGGAGGAGGGCCTGGAGGCTGCCTTGGTTCACTACAAGGACACAGAGGTGCCTGGACACTGTCAGGCCAAACGACTGATGGATGAGTTGCAGTTGAGGTACCACTGCTGCGGACGCCATGGCTACAAGGATTGGTTTGGTGTCCAATGGGTCAGCAACCGTTACCTGGACCCCAGCGACCAAGATGTGGTAGA CCGGATTCAGAGCAATGTGGAAGGTTTATACCTGATTGATGGAGTCCCCTTCTCCTGTTGCAACCCCCACTCACCCAGGCCTTGCCTGCAAAGCCAACTCTCAGACCCCTATGCCCATCCACTCTTCGATCCTCGGCAGCCCAACCTAAACCTCTGGGCCCAAGGGTGCCATGAGGTGCTGCTGGGGCACCTGCAGGGTCTGTCGGGCACACTGGGAAGCATGCTGGCTGCCACCTTCTTGCTGCAG GCTCTAGTGCTCCTTGGCTTGCGGTATTTGCAGACAGCGCTGGAGGGGCTTGGAGGAGTCattgatggggaaggagagaccCAAGGCTATCTTTTTCCTGGTGGGCTGAGAGACATACTGAAAACTGCATGGTTACAGGGAGGGATCGCCCACAAGCCAGCACCCGAGGAGGTCCCACCAGAAGAGGAACCTCCCAAGGAAGTTCTACCTGAGGCCTAG
- the B3gat3 gene encoding galactosylgalactosylxylosylprotein 3-beta-glucuronosyltransferase 3, which translates to MKLKLKNVFLAYFLVSIAGLLYALVQLGQPCDCLPPLRAAAEQLRQKDLRISQLQADLRRPPPVPAQPPEPEALPTIYVITPTYARLVQKAELVRLSQTLSLVPRLHWLLVEDAESPTPLVSGLLAASGLLFTHLAVLTPKAQRLREGEPGWVRPRGVEQRNKALDWLRGRGGAVGGEKDPPPPGTQGVVYFADDDNTYSRELFKEMRWTRGVSVWPVGLVGGLRFEGPQVQDGRVVGFHTAWEPNRPFPLDMAGFAVALPLLLAKPNAQFDATAPRGHLESSLLSHLVEPKDLEPRAANCTQVLVWHTRTEKPKMKQEEQLQRQGQGSNPAIEV; encoded by the exons ATGAAGCTGAAGCTGAAGAACGTGTTTCTTGCCTACTTCCTGGTGTCGATCGCCGGCCTCCTCTACGCGCTGGTGCAGCTCG GCCAGCCATGTGACTGCCTCCCTCCACTGAGAGCGGCAGCTGAGCAGCTTCGGCAGAAGGACCTGAGGATTTCCCAGTTGCAAGCTGATCTCCGTCGGCCACCCCCTGTCCCAGCCCAGCCCCCTGAACCTGAGGCTCTGCCTACAATCTATGTCATTACCCCAACCTATGCCAG GCTGGTACAGAAGGCAGAGCTGGTTCGACTATCCCAGACCCTGAGCCTGGTGCCCCGTCTACACTGGTTGCTGGTGGAGGATGCTGAGAGCCCTACCCCGCTGGTCTCGGGGCTGCTGGCTGCCTCTGGTCTTCTCTTCACACACCTAGCTGTCCTAACCCCCAAGGCTCAGCGGCTTAGGGAAGGCGAGCCAGGATGGGTTCGGCCCCGAGGAGTAGAACAGCGCAACAAGGCCCTGGACTGGCTCCGAGGCAGAGGGGGTGCTGTTGGGGGGGAAAAAGACCCACCACCACCAGGGACCCAGGGAGTCGTGTATTTTGCTGATGATGACAACACCTACAGCCGGGAGCTCTTTAAGGAG ATGCGTTGGACTCGTGGTGTCTCAGTGTGGCCTGTGGGGCTGGTGGGCGGCCTGCGATTTGAGGGTCCTCAAGTACAGGATGGCCGGGTCGTGGGTTTCCACACAGCATGGGAACCCAACAGGCCCTTTCCCCTGGATATGGCGGGATTTGCTGTTGCCCTGCCCTTGCTTTTGGCTAAGCCCAATGCCCAGTTTGATGCTACTGCACCCCGGGGCCACCTGGAGAGTAgtctcctgagccatcttgtggaACCCAAGGACCTGGAGCCACGGGCTGCCAACTGTACTCAG GTACTAGTATGGCACACACGGACAGAGAAACCTAAGATGAAGCAGGAGGAGCAGCTGCAGCGGCAGGGCCAGGGCTCAAACCCAGCCATTGAGGTGTGA